The proteins below come from a single Cloacibacillus sp. genomic window:
- the dctP gene encoding TRAP transporter substrate-binding protein DctP: MKSFKNSLCVLFLFLFLATCSEAAEVKLRFAGQFPKDHSATKFMYEIADGVKAKTDGRVEIEVFPANKLGDYTIIYEDLMRGAVDMALISVPSQFDPRLELVYLNAFANYGVLKKEFQPGSWLSKKMNEYNTRLGVKFLGFNIEGLTGIASKKAVRKPLDPNVNKGVLARVPFMNVYKSAAEAQGYRTIALPYSDIARSMQDGTCDAVSSISTGAALADLGGIMKYWYQLDYSQETESYLMSAKSWDKLSEEDLKAIYEEVAKASAKSIEQAQQNDKRNLEQMKRNGVQVFTYSEAELLPLRRAVMENWKQLEPVMGVQLMNEARKHFPIREK, encoded by the coding sequence ATGAAAAGTTTCAAAAATTCGCTCTGTGTACTTTTCCTGTTTCTGTTTCTCGCCACCTGCTCCGAAGCCGCCGAGGTGAAGCTGCGCTTCGCGGGACAATTTCCCAAGGACCACAGCGCGACCAAATTCATGTATGAGATAGCCGACGGCGTAAAGGCCAAGACGGACGGACGCGTCGAGATAGAGGTATTCCCCGCCAACAAGCTCGGCGACTATACGATAATCTATGAGGATTTGATGCGAGGCGCGGTCGATATGGCCCTCATCTCCGTACCCAGCCAGTTTGACCCTCGCCTTGAGCTCGTCTACCTCAACGCCTTCGCAAACTACGGGGTGCTGAAAAAAGAATTTCAGCCGGGGAGCTGGCTCTCAAAGAAGATGAACGAATATAACACGCGCCTCGGCGTAAAGTTCCTCGGCTTCAACATCGAGGGGCTCACGGGCATCGCCTCCAAGAAAGCGGTGCGCAAACCGCTAGACCCCAACGTCAATAAAGGCGTGCTCGCGCGCGTTCCCTTCATGAATGTCTACAAGTCGGCGGCGGAGGCGCAGGGCTACCGGACGATCGCGCTGCCCTACTCGGACATCGCGCGCTCCATGCAGGACGGCACCTGTGACGCCGTATCCTCGATATCGACGGGCGCGGCGCTGGCGGACCTTGGCGGCATCATGAAATATTGGTACCAGCTCGACTACTCGCAGGAGACGGAGTCCTACCTCATGAGCGCGAAGAGCTGGGATAAGCTCAGCGAGGAGGACCTTAAGGCGATCTATGAGGAGGTGGCCAAGGCCTCCGCGAAATCCATCGAGCAGGCGCAGCAGAACGATAAACGGAACCTTGAGCAGATGAAGAGGAACGGCGTACAGGTCTTCACCTACAGCGAGGCCGAACTGCTGCCGCTGCGCCGGGCGGTAATGGAGAACTGGAAGCAGCTTGAGCCGGTAATGGGCGTTCAGCTCATGAACGAGGCGAGAAAACATTTTCCGATAAGGGAAAAATAG